A window of Calonectris borealis chromosome 3, bCalBor7.hap1.2, whole genome shotgun sequence contains these coding sequences:
- the CEP43 gene encoding centrosomal protein 43 isoform X2, whose product MAAAATEEDTELRDLLVQTLESSGVLNKIKAELRAAVFLALEEQEKVENKTPLVNESLKSFLGTKDGRLVAGLVAEFLRFFNLDFTLAVFQPESSTLNGLDGRENLARDLGITEAEGPVGGPLLLEVVRKCQQKKTSGSGEVAPVLSDSLCPTSKSSDGRSSTHPIPNKASETTQSDTSVSSGEGSKRSIHFLPNETKLDPQLENKDLNTKEKSDPGVDEDDVEGDSFFDDPIPKPERTYGWKTEANKAGGLASLSDAPPLKSGLSSLTGAPSLKESDNLNRNSVLKDLRLVNAKLGSLELGNGDDDEYADDFNSLKASRKTLPFLS is encoded by the exons ATGGCGGCCGCAGCGACAGAAGAGGACACAGAGCTGCGGGACCTGCTGGTCCAGACGCTGGAGAGCAGCGGGGTGCTCAATAAGATTAAG GCAGAGTTGCGAGCAGCTGTTTTTTTGGCATTAGAAGAACAAGAGAAAGTAGAG AACAAAACACCTCTGGTAAATGAAAGCTTGAAAAGTTTTTTAGGTACAAAAGATG GTCGCTTGGTAGCAGGTCTTGTTGCAGAATTTCTTCGGTTTTTCAATCTTGATTTTACATTGGCTGTTTTTCAGCCCGAATCAAGCACA cTAAATGGCCTTGATGGTCGAGAAAACTTAGCTCGAGATTTGGGAATTACAGAAGCAGAAGGTCCTGTGGGTGGTCCCCTGTTGTTGGAGGTTGTTAGAAAATGTCAGCAGAAAAAGACTTCAGGCAGTGGAGAA GTGGCTCCAGTTCTAAGTGATAGCCTGTGCCCCACATCAAAATCATCTGATGGAAGGTCAAGTACACATCCTATACCAAATAAG GCGTCTGAAACCACTCAAAGTGATACAAGTGTCTCATCAGGGGAAGGAAGCAAAAGAAGCATTCATTTTCTGCCTAAtgaaacaaaactagatcctcaactagaaaacaaagacttaaataccaaagaaaaaagtGATCCAGGTGTGGATGAAGATGATGTAGAGGGAGATTCTTTTTTTGATGATCCTATACCTAAACCAGAAAGAACCTATGGCTG gaaAACTGAAGCTAATAAAGCAGGAGGTCTAGCATCCCTTTCTGATGCACCGCCTCTAAAAAGTGGGTTAAGCTCCCTGACTGGTGCACCTTCGCTAAAGGAGTCTGATA aTTTGAATAGAAACTCTGTTTTGAAAGACCTGCGGTTGGTGAATGCAAAATTGGGATCACTAGAATTAG gaaaTGGAGATGACGATGAGTATGCTGATGACTTCAACAG cTTGAAGGCATCACGCAAGACCTTACCATTTCTCAGTTAA
- the CEP43 gene encoding centrosomal protein 43 isoform X1, with protein MAAAATEEDTELRDLLVQTLESSGVLNKIKAELRAAVFLALEEQEKVENKTPLVNESLKSFLGTKDGRLVAGLVAEFLRFFNLDFTLAVFQPESSTLNGLDGRENLARDLGITEAEGPVGGPLLLEVVRKCQQKKTSGSGEVAPVLSDSLCPTSKSSDGRSSTHPIPNKASETTQSDTSVSSGEGSKRSIHFLPNETKLDPQLENKDLNTKEKSDPGVDEDDVEGDSFFDDPIPKPERTYGWKTEANKAGGLASLSDAPPLKSGLSSLTGAPSLKESDNLNRNSVLKDLRLVNAKLGSLELGNGDDDEYADDFNSTSHRSEKSDISIGEEIDEISVETEESNASDKLEGITQDLTISQLSDVADYLEDVA; from the exons ATGGCGGCCGCAGCGACAGAAGAGGACACAGAGCTGCGGGACCTGCTGGTCCAGACGCTGGAGAGCAGCGGGGTGCTCAATAAGATTAAG GCAGAGTTGCGAGCAGCTGTTTTTTTGGCATTAGAAGAACAAGAGAAAGTAGAG AACAAAACACCTCTGGTAAATGAAAGCTTGAAAAGTTTTTTAGGTACAAAAGATG GTCGCTTGGTAGCAGGTCTTGTTGCAGAATTTCTTCGGTTTTTCAATCTTGATTTTACATTGGCTGTTTTTCAGCCCGAATCAAGCACA cTAAATGGCCTTGATGGTCGAGAAAACTTAGCTCGAGATTTGGGAATTACAGAAGCAGAAGGTCCTGTGGGTGGTCCCCTGTTGTTGGAGGTTGTTAGAAAATGTCAGCAGAAAAAGACTTCAGGCAGTGGAGAA GTGGCTCCAGTTCTAAGTGATAGCCTGTGCCCCACATCAAAATCATCTGATGGAAGGTCAAGTACACATCCTATACCAAATAAG GCGTCTGAAACCACTCAAAGTGATACAAGTGTCTCATCAGGGGAAGGAAGCAAAAGAAGCATTCATTTTCTGCCTAAtgaaacaaaactagatcctcaactagaaaacaaagacttaaataccaaagaaaaaagtGATCCAGGTGTGGATGAAGATGATGTAGAGGGAGATTCTTTTTTTGATGATCCTATACCTAAACCAGAAAGAACCTATGGCTG gaaAACTGAAGCTAATAAAGCAGGAGGTCTAGCATCCCTTTCTGATGCACCGCCTCTAAAAAGTGGGTTAAGCTCCCTGACTGGTGCACCTTCGCTAAAGGAGTCTGATA aTTTGAATAGAAACTCTGTTTTGAAAGACCTGCGGTTGGTGAATGCAAAATTGGGATCACTAGAATTAG gaaaTGGAGATGACGATGAGTATGCTGATGACTTCAACAG taCTAGTCATCGCTCAGAAAAAAGTGATATCAGTATTGGTGAAGAAATAGATGAAATTTCTGTGGAAACAGAAGAGTCGAATGCCAGTGATAAA cTTGAAGGCATCACGCAAGACCTTACCATTTCTCAGTTAAGTGATGTTGCAGATTATCTAGAAGACGTGGCATAG
- the CEP43 gene encoding centrosomal protein 43 isoform X3, protein MAAAATEEDTELRDLLVQTLESSGVLNKIKLNGLDGRENLARDLGITEAEGPVGGPLLLEVVRKCQQKKTSGSGEVAPVLSDSLCPTSKSSDGRSSTHPIPNKASETTQSDTSVSSGEGSKRSIHFLPNETKLDPQLENKDLNTKEKSDPGVDEDDVEGDSFFDDPIPKPERTYGWKTEANKAGGLASLSDAPPLKSGLSSLTGAPSLKESDNLNRNSVLKDLRLVNAKLGSLELGNGDDDEYADDFNSTSHRSEKSDISIGEEIDEISVETEESNASDKLEGITQDLTISQLSDVADYLEDVA, encoded by the exons ATGGCGGCCGCAGCGACAGAAGAGGACACAGAGCTGCGGGACCTGCTGGTCCAGACGCTGGAGAGCAGCGGGGTGCTCAATAAGATTAAG cTAAATGGCCTTGATGGTCGAGAAAACTTAGCTCGAGATTTGGGAATTACAGAAGCAGAAGGTCCTGTGGGTGGTCCCCTGTTGTTGGAGGTTGTTAGAAAATGTCAGCAGAAAAAGACTTCAGGCAGTGGAGAA GTGGCTCCAGTTCTAAGTGATAGCCTGTGCCCCACATCAAAATCATCTGATGGAAGGTCAAGTACACATCCTATACCAAATAAG GCGTCTGAAACCACTCAAAGTGATACAAGTGTCTCATCAGGGGAAGGAAGCAAAAGAAGCATTCATTTTCTGCCTAAtgaaacaaaactagatcctcaactagaaaacaaagacttaaataccaaagaaaaaagtGATCCAGGTGTGGATGAAGATGATGTAGAGGGAGATTCTTTTTTTGATGATCCTATACCTAAACCAGAAAGAACCTATGGCTG gaaAACTGAAGCTAATAAAGCAGGAGGTCTAGCATCCCTTTCTGATGCACCGCCTCTAAAAAGTGGGTTAAGCTCCCTGACTGGTGCACCTTCGCTAAAGGAGTCTGATA aTTTGAATAGAAACTCTGTTTTGAAAGACCTGCGGTTGGTGAATGCAAAATTGGGATCACTAGAATTAG gaaaTGGAGATGACGATGAGTATGCTGATGACTTCAACAG taCTAGTCATCGCTCAGAAAAAAGTGATATCAGTATTGGTGAAGAAATAGATGAAATTTCTGTGGAAACAGAAGAGTCGAATGCCAGTGATAAA cTTGAAGGCATCACGCAAGACCTTACCATTTCTCAGTTAAGTGATGTTGCAGATTATCTAGAAGACGTGGCATAG